The Spirochaetaceae bacterium genome includes a region encoding these proteins:
- a CDS encoding zf-HC2 domain-containing protein — protein sequence MCPESTLLSSYVDNEIGPADARRVERHVGECHACRELLRAYQAVSHTLLESREPDVSAAGDRIWRRLDSVRSALRRRASFWTSGVRVPAPVAVALMAGVTLIITSVAMWARVNDGRPELPAFGAAAVSAVASGAQPVQWLEQGAIVIQLPDEPQFIQRGKPTILREAEFSAATAQSAVLP from the coding sequence ATGTGTCCTGAAAGCACCCTGCTGTCCTCCTACGTCGACAACGAGATCGGGCCCGCCGACGCGCGCCGCGTGGAGCGGCACGTCGGCGAGTGCCACGCCTGCCGTGAGTTGCTGCGCGCTTACCAGGCGGTGAGTCACACCCTGCTGGAGAGCCGCGAGCCGGACGTCAGCGCGGCCGGCGACCGGATCTGGCGGCGACTCGACTCGGTGCGCAGCGCGCTGCGCAGGCGCGCGTCGTTCTGGACCAGCGGCGTACGGGTGCCGGCACCGGTGGCGGTCGCACTGATGGCGGGCGTGACGCTGATCATCACCAGCGTGGCGATGTGGGCGCGGGTCAACGACGGGCGTCCGGAACTGCCGGCCTTCGGAGCCGCCGCGGTCAGCGCGGTCGCGAGCGGCGCTCAGCCGGTGCAATGGCTGGAGCAGGGGGCGATCGTCATCCAGTTGCCGGACGAACCGCAGTTCATACAGCGCGGCAAGCCGACCATCCTGCGGGAAGCGGAATTCTCGGCGGCGACCGCGCAATCGGCGGTGCTTCCCTGA